DNA sequence from the Armigeres subalbatus isolate Guangzhou_Male chromosome 1, GZ_Asu_2, whole genome shotgun sequence genome:
cgatcatttagtaatctgccttcgatcatttagtagtttgtcaataactcattccagatgctaaatttcaaaatatgttgtatggtggacttctagtgcaaaggtttatctacaactctgcctaacagttcgctgtttgaatttcactaataccggagctatagcgctagtaacagtaacttagactaaatgattgcatattttgttatcatttagtataagtatagcaactagcaccgtaactcctttaatagtaGAATTCGAACATCCACCTGTTAaagagagttgtagaaaaaccttggCACTAAGAGTTcaccatacaatacattttgaacttaggcctctggaatgagttattgacaaactactaaataatcgaaggcagattactaaatgatcgataacatccttggaaataagtctcgacatcgtgcgaatgaagcctcgacttaagtcctcacctctgaaccacgctcgtgcagaaacttttggaactatagaaaatagccaccatcCAAGTTCGTtatgtgtccaatttctttgccaactttgaaaagtactctgacggactaatgggaaaaactcgttgctcgagaattgtttATCATAAACCTCACTTTCCTGTGCGCCCatctttgccagcgagtctgccttctcattcccgtagattgagcagtgagaagggacccaaacaaaggtaatctttaatgatctttcgaccaaaacacgcatctgctctcttatgtttgtaagaaagtaagatgcgtgcttaacaggtttcatcgaccggagagcctcgatagaactaagactatccgagaagatgaaaaaatgttctacgggctgattggaaattatccccaaagcgaagttaattgctgccagctcagcaacataaaccgaacacggttcctgaattTTTCGGAAGGTTGTTGAAGTTACAGAAAATGGAAAGAAatggaagaaaacggaagaaaaaagaagaaaaaagaacaaataagaaaaaagaaaggaaaaagaagaaaaaagaaaggaaaaagaaaaatatagaagaaagaattaaaaagaagtaaaaagaatttaaaatagaaaaaggaagaagaaagaagaaaaaagaagtaaaaagtagaaaaacagaaaaaacagcattaaaaagaaaaaaaaatgaataaaaagaagaaaaatgaataaaaaaaagaaaaaaagaagcaaaaaaaaagaaaaaaggagcagaaaaaaatagaaaaaaagaaagagagaagaaataagaaagaagaaagaagaaagaaaaaagaagaaagaataaagaagaaaaaataaagaaggaagaagaaagagaaaagaagaaagaagaagaacaaagatAGAGGGAGGAaggagaataaagaaaaaacaaagaaggaagaaggagaaaggaggaaaaagaaagaagaaagaagaaagaaaaaagaagaagaacaaagaatGAAGGAGAAAAGAGAAAGACAAAAacacaaagaagaaagaaggagaaaggtgAAAAGAGAAAggggaaagaagaaaaaaggaagaatgaagaaggaaaaagaaagaaggaaaaagaagtaaGGAAGAATTGGGatacggattggatttggattggatttggaatttatttggattagatttggattggatttggattgggtttggattggatttagattggatttggatttggattggatttggattggatttggatttggattggatttggattggatttggattggatttggattggtttggattggtttggattggttggattggtttggattggtttggattggtttggattggtttggattggtttggattggtttggattggtttggattggttgattggtttggattggtttggattggtttggattggtttggattggtttggattggtttggattggtttggattggtttggattggtttggattggtttggattggtttggattggtttggattggtttggattggtttggattgaatcaGATTtggttggaatggtttggattggtttggattggtttggattggtttggattggtttggattggtttggattggtttggattggtttggattggtttggattgatttggattggtttggttggatttggattggtttggattggtttggattggtttggattggtttggattggtttggattggtttggattggtttggattggtttggattggatttggattggtttggattggtttggattggtttggattggatttggattgggtttggattggtttggattggtttggattggtttggattggtttggattggtttggattggtttggattggtttggattggtttggattggtttggattggtttggttggttttgattggtttggattggtttggattggtttggattggtttggattggtttggattggtttggattggtttggattggtttggattggtttggattggtttggattggtttggattggtttggattggtttggattggtttggattggtttggattggtttggattggtttggattggtttggattggtttggattgatttggattggatttggattggatttggattggatttggattggatttggattggatttggattggatttggattggatttggattggatttggattggatttggattggttttggattggatttggattgggattggatttggattggatttggattggatttggattggatttgaatttggattggatttggattggatttggattggattagatttggattagatttggattggatttggattggattggatttagattggatttggtttggatttggtttggatttggattggttttggattagatttggattggatttggattggatttggattggatttggatttggatttggatttggattggatttggattggatttggattggattggatttggatttggattagattcggattggatttggattggattggatttggattggatttggattggatttggattggattggatttggattggatttggattggatttggattggatttggattggatttggattggatttggattggatttgattggatttggatttggattggatttggatttgatttggatttgatttggattggatttgaattggattaggattggatttggatttgagttgatttggattggatttggattggacttggatttggattggatttggattggatttggattggatttggattggatttggattggatttggattggatttggattggatttggattggatttgtattggatttgtattggatttgtattggatttgaattggatttggattggatttggattggatttggattggattcgatttggattggatttggattggatttggattggatttggattggattggatttggattggatttggattggattggatttggattggatttggattggatttgaattggatttggattggatttggattggatttggattggatttggattggatttggattggatttggattggatttggattggatttggattggatttgggttaaattaggattggatttggatcggatttgaatcgaatttggatcggatttcaCTGGATTTGGTtaggtttgaatttggattggaattagaattttaatttattgtacAATAAAAGAgttataaaaaatagtttaatgtGGATGATATTTcattaattattttcaatatgaaGTTCCTAATTCATTCTACGTTTATTACACATCTGGATAGTAGAGGAGGAGAAGAATGTAGTAGATACGATCAGGTTTATAAGGTATCGAAAAAAAGTGATTCACTGTACTGCATTTTGGTATTGGCAATCAGTTGAATTTGAATACGCTCTTTTGGTGTGTATTGCTTTCGAATGGGTAGCAAGCTACCTTAGATGAAACAATTCGAATAATCGTGTCAAAGCGTAGTGCGGAAAAGTTGGCTGAttattgttgcgacgaacggacGAGCCTAGTGACCTCGTCTGGGTCACGACAATGGTATACCTACATATCAATTCATCTTCTGCCATTTATGCCAATCGAATCCAACTTGACTACTGCATAACCGCTTGTTCCCAGTATTCACTCAACCGAAAGTGCGTCTTCCTCTGTCGATCGCTCACACACAACTCCCCGAGCTTTTCTCCACGTTCGCTCACCGAACCGATGTCATCATCCTTTATCAACTGTGGTAAGCGCGTGTTGCCAGTATTGCTGTTTACACATCGTTACATCGTTAGATCATATACACAACCTATTTAGaactcatttttttatttattcaaaacagAAATCATTATGACAGTATTTTAATCATCAAAAACATAATCCTGATATTTACTTGGTCGCTTACGTGTACGTCGGCAGCCCCGTCCCGGTGACGTGGATGTTATTACTGTCTGGCCCGTTGACCGTTTTTCAGAAGGGGCTGATGTGCCTTGCTGTTCAGGGGTCTCCGCTTTCTTAGTAGTGTGCCTGTCAAGTTTCTTCAAGTGAGCACTGTTTCGTAAATACACTTTGTCCGTTTCAGTAGATTGCACTTTTATAGCATTTTGGTTTACATCCACAACTTCAAATTCCTCTCCTCTGAATGTGGTGTCTAGCGATCCTGGGTTCATGTTACGCATTAGAACAGTATCTCCTCTCATCAGTGTATGATCTTTTGCCTGACGTTGTAAGTCCGCTCTCTGCTTATGGTATTCCTTTCTTGCCATATCTCTATCTCGAGCCTCCTCCCATTTCAAACTACAAGGCGTACGGATCGATGGAATACGTGTTCTGATCTCACGACCGTATATCATTTGCCCTGGTGATATCCCAGTTGTCTCCTGAGGCGTGGCATGATACATCGCTAGATACTCGTAGAGATCAGTTTGCCAGTCAGTACCTTGTATCTCACTGATTTTTAATCTCTTGCCAATGTTACGCATCTGGCGTTCAACGGCCCCGTTCTGTTCGGGCCAGTAGGGAGTGGACAAGTTCAAATGAATACCGTAACTAACACAGAAGCGAGTAAATTCATCTGCCCTGAATTGTGGCCCATTATCTGCTGTTATCGATCGCGGGATACCCAGGGTATTGAACATTTGGAGTAATGCCGCTATTACCCGTTGTGCTGTTGCAGGTTTCATAGGTTCAACTTGAATGAACCGCGATGTATAGCATACTACCACTAGTAACGACAAACCACCTACCAATCCTTCTTTAAAATCGATCGCGACATCCTGCCAGGGTTCTGTTGGTCTACGTCTAAGCATGGGATTTGGACTGTCCGGGATCCCCGTCATTGTACAGGGTTTACAGCGTCGCACGAAGTTCTCTACAGCTTTATCCATCAGGGGAAACCATATTTTTGCTCTAAGCTGCCTTCATAGCGGTACACCCTTGGTGACCAGAATGAGCCAGTTCAATTAGCTTATCACGCAGTTCCTTCGGAATAACGATACGATCTTCTCGTAGAACGAGTTCACCGAATGTGGTCAGGTCATCTTTTATCGCTGCTGTCCTAAATTCTGCTGGGACCGAGTCCCAGCGACCGGAGAATATTGCATCCTTTACGGCTTGTAGTTCATCGTCACTTTTAGTTGCTGCTTCAATTTCTTCGATAGTAAGAGCTGCCAACCACGCAACAGTATCAATGCCATCTGTGATTTCTTGTTGACGCTGGGTCATTCTCGATAAAGGGTTTGCAATGTTGTCCGTACCAGGCTCGTATCGCACTATGAAGTTGAAGCTTTGCAGTCTTAGAATCCATCGTTCTATGCGAGCCGATGGCTTCGACTGTGCTCTGTTAAACAAATATTCCAGAGGTTTGCAATCGGTGATCAAAGTAAACTTTATGCCATAAAGGTACACGAAGAGTCTTTCCATTGCCCAAATGATTGCCAGGCACTCTCTTTCGGtttgacaatattttttttttcttcgtctGTGGCCCCGTGAATCAACACATCGTCCATGTACACGATAACACCCTCTATTCCTCTAAACAGGTTCTCCATCTCTCTCTGGAACAACTCCGGAGCCGATTTAATGCCAAACATTAATCTGCGGAACCTATAGACCCCACTGCGAGCTATAAAAGTGGTTATATCGCGGCTGTCTTCATCTAGCTCGAAATGATAGTAAGCTGCCTCTAGGtcaatttttgacaattttgtcacctgtttatttataattactgtttgaaaaataatgtttacaTACATGGGTTTAAACCTACCTTCGTGATCGATGTTATTGCTGCGTCAATGTTGGGCATCGGATAATTCTCGCGTTTTACAGCACGGTTTGCTGCCCGCATGTCGACACACAACCGAATTTTTCCATCCGCCTTCCGAATCGGTACCAGAGGCGAAACCCAGCTCAACGGTCCTTGTGCACGTTCTATGATGTCCTTCTCCAGTAAGCCACGGATTGCTTCTTCGACATCTGCTTCCATGGAAACTGGTAGTCGCCTAGCGACTTGAACTACAGGAGCGATATTCGCATCGATTTGGATTTTCAACGTCACGTTGGGAACTTTAGGGAATGTTTCTGGACCTTCAGATAGATTGGATACGTGGTTAATATTGTAACAGATATTCAACACACCTAACGCGAATGAGATAGCTTTGCTCAGTATGTTGGTTTGTCCGTCTGGTGCAACCAAGATGTGTGCCCAAACGCCGGTTTCATCTCCTGGTACTTTAACTTCTGATTCGAATGCGTCACTGAAGAGTATTTTCATATCTGTAGCAAAAGATGTCAGATGatccagtgttgggaaatgtacagtaaaacactgtgattatgcgaatgtttacattttatccggtcaaatttcacgcaccgcacaaaccgaaacagttttcaaaaaaaaaattacgcctcattgtgacattttttttgctgatgaggcaaactgtttgtttgctgctgcctgtggctgcgtgagagtcgagccgtcggtacggTCAGCATTTGCATGGGATTTCTTGTTTtggttcgtgcgcagcgcaaacataACAGAATCGAGTCAaattgcctgtggcgcaaagcctagaaagaatgctagccgttggtactaattcatCAGTTCTAgcctctaaaatgagcaaggagtaataaaataatcatttaccaccaaaaacggtCATTCGTCTgtttggtcgtggctgctgctgcggctgccgtggttttgtttttctttgactGCGTGGCAGAacgaatgataaaaagaaatgtcaaccgttcccgtccctgCAGATGTCACCAACATGTCCATCttaacaatagaggtaataaactatagaggaagattgtcgctgtcgtcactggcgaaacatcttttgctggcaaggatagggcactaaatgacaacgaaggaaaaatcagtacgttttgacagataggtacccaacatgtttggggacgataacaaagggaaccgcagcgacaatcgtcctctatagtttattacctctattatcTTAACTCCACCAATCTCCAGTTTCAATACTTCGTTCAGCTGGTTTACGTCCTCGATTGTAAATACCTACTCCTTTTGTGGTTGCCTTTTCGTCGAGTATAGCATTAACGGAATGACGTTTCGGTGCTGGTCCTGATGGTTGCTGAGATTCTTCTCGCTTTCTTCGTCGACAGCATGCCTTGAAATGCCCTTTCGTTCCGCAGCCGTGGCATTTGGCATCGTTCGCTGCACATTTTCCTATATCCTTGGCCAGGTGTCCAGGACGATTGCAGTTATAGCACCGTCTGTTGGTTTCAAGATTCTGTCGATTGTCCGGTCGTTGATCTACGACGCGTTGCACCAAAGTTCTCTCAAAAGTAGACGCAGAGGGTTTGTCATACTGTTTGGATTGTTTTTGTACCTCCTCAATTGTCTTCCCAAGTGTCATGACATCATTAAGGGTTAACTCTTTGGTCAACAGTTTCTTACGCAACTCAGTTGATTTACAACCCTCTACTACTTGATCAATTACCATATCGTCCGGGTCCATGAAATCACTACGTTTCGCTTGATCCTGTAGCCTGAATATGAACTCATGAAATGGTTCGTTTTCTTCCTGCTTCATTTCCCTGAACAAATGCCTTTCAAACCTTTTGTTCAGTTGCGGGGCAAAATACTTTTCCAATGAGGTTATGGCTGATTCATACTGAAACACGATTACTTCCCCTGATTGCAAAATTTGCTGAACTTCATATTtggtaattttgtcataaaactcTTGCAGTTCTAGACCACCAAGCACTAGTAGCATATCAAACTTCTCTTCGTCATTTTCGATCTTACTCGCACGTAGGAATCGATACTTTGAACGGAGGCATTGCGGATGCATCTGGAACAAATTAAAAAGTACTTTGTTGGTTTCTTTTCGAACCattatgttataaaaaaaactaaatgttTGAAGCTTTATTGGCATTCTTTTCAGCATTCACTTGATAATGCATCGAACGTCAAACAAAGTTCAAGGTCATGATCACAATTCCACAAAGCATTGACAATATGGTCCAATGGAACAtgaaaccattctaaatttgTAACCTTGAGACTAAACACTAGTAGAATGAAACGCCGCTGTTTGTTTCAACGACatctcattccagttcgagacagcaacacgtacggacgtgttttttgctcgcgcattttttttcgaagtgtttttttttctcgttcgttcgctgtttacgttttcgcttgtcgcgttggcgttattttctcccggacccgtcatgggacccctcggtggccgattcggtcgctggaaaagtgcctaagcgcactgctcttggaggcgcgggtaacccctccaagcagcttttgcagagcaacgtgttctcgccgttgccgcttgatgacgccggcaatccgccgaaaaagaggaagaagcagcaatcgcagctgccgcaggtgcaaccggagcggaaggagaagtgcccgcccgtgtttgtgaagggcgatccgccggatttacgcccaaaattcgccagctgatcgctaaggggctgaaatgtacttttcggctctgcagcgagggcgtgaaagtgatgccggcgaacagggaccatcatcaatccgtcgtggagttcctcgaggtccacaagtatgagtactacactcatgaccaccccggcacgaagccgctcaaggctttgctgcgaggacttcacgacatgaaggaggaagagctccaagcagagcttgaaagttgcggactgaagccagtagccgtccacaagatcgctcgtcacgacaaggcgaggaaatatcgcgaccagctttacctgatccatctggagcacggctccactacctggaaggacctgaagctggttggcgttataaattacaccgtcgttgactgggagcgatatcggccagtgcaccgcgatgtcacgcaatgcaccaactgcttcaatttcgggcacggcaccagaaactgccgcatgaagccgcgctgcaacaagtgtggcgaaccccatccgactgacgagtgcgacaaaatggaggtggccgatcccaagtgcgccaactgtggcgacaaacatcaggccaccacaaagggctgcccaaagcgagccgagttcctggaaatccggaagaaggcttccaccaggaccattccgaagaagaaccgtgttcctgtaatcaacgaggtgaactttccagctatcccggctccccgtcgtgtgattccaatactcccaccgctacagccgcacaagcgactggcagcggcagctgcatcggtccaagctccagcatcgtcggcaccatccaccagcgaatggccccgcttcctcctcctgggttccgtcggcagtcggagaacgaagccgtcccaccggaagaatctgccccgctgtacactccggagcaactgatgccgatcttcgcgcagctcgccactcgactgcgcggctgcaaaacccgattcgaccaggtcttcacacttggcatgttcatcattgaaaatggctgctagcctgggcctggtcaactggaacgcttgctcgctaaagagcaaaacaatcgagctgaaggatttccttgaggagaaggaaatagacgtggcgttcatcaccgaaacgcacctaaaaccggaggtgaacatcaacatcccggacttccgcatcgtgcgactcgaccggccgaccagggaggtggtgtggccatcgctcttcgctacaacatcaactgtcgtctgcttccaagcttccagctcagtgtcatcgaggccatcggtgtcagaaatcaccacttcggtcggcacaatcgcgctcatcgcggcgtactgtccaacgcaagccaaagccggcgatggatcatcggctgcccttcggaggacatcgtcaagctgacgcggaggcaaggccagtatatcattgccggcgacttgaatgccaaacatcaagcctggggcaacagtcgcggcaatcgaaacggcaccatctggagcaacgacatggaggaaggccactacacgatcctgagcccggattcccccactcggctgagtcggtccggtgcccacgcaacgctcgacctctacgtaacaaacctgagtgaccacgtctcgcagccggttgtataccaggagctcagttcggatcactatccggtggtggcggaactgggctcctcggtcaatcggcaccagcagttacggcggaactaccaccgagtgaactggcaacgtttccagcagtgcgtcgataacactgtcgactacgaggtgcgtccggagacgccggaaagaatcgaccgccagctgtgcgctatcgaggaggcgataacggcggcccgagagctacacgtaccgacggctcggcaggtaagcaactccttaaacatcgatacactcaccaaagatttgattcgattgcggaatgtcactcgcaggcagtttcagcgtactggactgcctgagcttaaaacacgctgcaatcgaatcacaaaattatcaaggccagaatggtggacctcaaaaataacgacttctcgaataagatccgcactctcccagattatgctaagccgttctggaaaattaccaaaattctaaaatccaagcctcggcccattccacctttgatcccactagacaataatggctctaaggatcgcttgataactcctgcagagaaggtcgctgaaataggtcgtcacttcgtcagctcacacaatcttgggcagaacatcgtcagtccacacgaagcagccgtcaacgagcatgctaacaacatccatttgattcccaacgacttctcggaggagttggagatctcaactgacgaattgacggcctatatcaaatcgtcgaagaacatgaaggccccaggcttcgacagcatcctgaatctcgagctcaaacacatgagtgctccgttctttgagcacctctcgctgatctttaatcagtgtctccggcttagctacttcccatcgtcctggaagtcagcgaaagtcatccccatccggaagcctgggaaggatccttcctcccccaaaagttatcgacccatcagcctactctcagggttatccaagctattcgaaaaagctattcatcatcggttacttgagtctgccgaaaatctcaacatcttgctcgaggaacagtttggtttccgacgcggtcggtcaactgtacaccaactaacccgagttaccaacgtcctc
Encoded proteins:
- the LOC134206927 gene encoding uncharacterized protein K02A2.6-like, translating into MNVMATVLNALGLANWNACSLKSKIVVELSDFLQEKEIDAAFMTETHQKPEMHPQCLRSKYRFLRASKIENDEEKFDMLLVLGGLELQEFYDKITKYEVQQILQSGEVIVFQYESAITSLEKYFAPQLNKRFERHLFREMKQEENEPFHEFIFRLQDQAKRSDFMDPDDMVIDQVVEGCKSTELRKKLLTKELTLNDVMTLGKTIEEVQKQSKQYDKPSASTFERTLVQRVVDQRPDNRQNLETNRRCYNCNRPGHLAKDIGKCAANDAKCHGCGTKGHFKACCRRRKREESQQPSGPAPKRHSVNAILDEKATTKGVGIYNRGRKPAERNMKILFSDAFESEVKVPGDETGVWAHILVAPDGQTNILSKAISFALGVLNICYNINHVSNLSEGPETFPKVPNVTLKIQIDANIAPVVQVARRLPVSMEADVEEAIRGLLEKDIIERAQGPLSWVSPLVPIRKADGKIRLCVDMRAANRAVKRENYPMPNIDAAITSITKVTKLSKIDLEAAYYHFELDEDSRDITTFIARSGVYRFRRLMFGIKSAPELFQREMENLFRGIEGVIVYMDDVLIHGATDEEKKNIVKPKESAWQSFGQWKDSSCTFMA